In Excalfactoria chinensis isolate bCotChi1 chromosome 3, bCotChi1.hap2, whole genome shotgun sequence, one DNA window encodes the following:
- the LOC140250266 gene encoding baculoviral IAP repeat-containing protein 5-like: MAVCAERLPEEWLVYFASTRAATFRNWPFTEGCACTPERMAAAGFVHCPTENSPDVVQCFFCLKELEGWEPDDDPLKEHIKHSAGCAFASLQKDPSSLTVKEFLKLDKKRIRNVIKKAISQKETDIEDAAKDVQHAIENMGP; the protein is encoded by the exons ATGGCGGTGTGTGCTGAGAGGCTGCCCGAAGAATGGCTGGTCTACTTCGCCTCCACCCGCGCCGCCACCTTCCGCAACTGGCCATTCACCGAGGGCTGCGCCTGCACGCCCGAGCGG ATGGCGGCGGCGGGCTTCGTGCACTGCCCCACCGAGAACAGCCCCGACGTGGTGCAGTGCTTCTTCTGCCTCAAGGAGCTGGAGGGCTGGGAGCCCGACGACGACCCGCT gaaggAACACATAAAGCACTCCGCGGGCTGCGCTTTTGCCTCCCTTCAGAAAGATCCCTCTAGCCTGACGGTGAAGGAGTTCTTGAAGCTGGATAAAAAGCGGATCAGAAACGTCATT aaaaaagcaatttctcaGAAGGAGACTGATATCGAAGATGCAGCCAAGGACGTGCAGCATGCCATAGAGAACATGGGCCCTTAG